The Oryza brachyantha chromosome 6, ObraRS2, whole genome shotgun sequence region GCTAGCCGCTCCCTTGCCGCCATCTTTGTCAGAGCAGGTACCATAGCAGCATATAAGTCAGCTGTAAACATAATTTAGAGAGATAAGGGCATTCCTAACTCAATGACTAGAATggtgtccataacattaaataagttgtcatctaggatgaaagatgatgtagcaagtgaataaatgaggaaagagaatgaaaccatgtcttgcatgagacatggtttctacacaactttcaagatatcatgtgagataagtagcattaaattgaagtatggaatagtgatgtttgtattggaagagtagtgtctagtgcTAGTTTCTTAATGATATGGAGTTTATGGAaactatatctagtgttatgggttaggaatgctctaagagaggagagagaagagagtgggctattaatttgtagctagctatagcacgAGCTCCAAGACGTCATGTATGTATGAcgtgtgggaccatgtattaatgttttgtacacaactattgtatgaattggctattagattggttataaatgaattagagctagtagttgactatactattgaacttgctctcatATCCTGTGCCTTTTTGTAGCTTTTGGCTGTGCACTTGTGCCTTCCTTTGATGAAAGTGAGCATCTAGTGCTTGCttcttttttatccttttGCCATGATTGCTTCTCAAGGACAGCAATGGAACAACCAGCTTTAGCATTTGGACCCCCTTTCAATTCCTTCCCTGCCATGAAAAGTTTCTGTGGAACCTCCACAGCACAACTTGAGTCCAACTGGTAAGAACAAAATCTCATTGAATTCTCAACCTTTTCGTACATACAACCGGGTTGAGGTTTTTAAACAGATTGAAGCTCGTTGATCATGCCAAGGAAATGGTACAGTTGGAGGTCTGTTCAGATGCCgttcatccaaaaaaatatcatattgcCGGATTGGCATGATGAGTGATGAGTATGTCATTACTTGCCGTCCGTTAGCATAATCACAATTAGATAATATGGCAGCTTTAGACTAAAACCAAATGCATTAATCGTTGGGCCAAGGCCAACCGATCGATCACTACCTGTTGTTTCTTCTCTCCTGTCAATGGCAGGTGGGCCCGGGGACTGATGGAGCTGCTTTGCTGCTGCTAACTCGAATGCTTTATTTCGAAAGGGAAGCTTATAATTCAATGCAGCTGGTAGCTCGCTAGCtgcagatggatggatgaatgcGTCCCGTTTCATCAAATGATTGCCGCAATTTTTTGGTGAATGGCATGGCAGACAAGGTGGTGTGGCGTGAGCTCGAACGTGGGAAGGACTTGCAGAATGGTTCGCACGAGCCAGATTGTTACACGGACTGATTCTGTGTGCCCGGAGGAGACAAAACATATACCAATCTTTATGAATCTATCGCTAGTTTGACGCAACTCTAGCTTgtcaatatattttctaaaacagGATCCAAAATGaagctttttaaaaaatatatttacttataaacgaaaaattatttgtaaataaaatttttgttcttagtgatttaaatgaaaaggctaaaattaaactatgatataaaaccttaaaattaactgtttaaagttaaaattataataattagtAGAAGCGAAACGATAAGGTTGCTAGTCTATAAAATGTCCCGTTCCAACTTCCAAACCTTATGTCATatctcaattttattttcttaaatcaCGTTAATCTAGAATATTTTTACGTGAAGCTGAACCATTTAAATTGGCCTCTAATCATGGTATGAAACCGAAGCGAACCACCGCTCCTTttagcccaaaaaaaaaagaattataatAACTTAATCATATGTCCACATTCTTTTCATTGTTTGTTTAGGAACGGAGGCAATTCGCCGAGCAAGACGACGTCTGAGACGCACGCACCGCGAGAGCGCCCGAAATCGCGAGCAAAACCGTGTGATCGCGCGCGGAATccagaggcggcggtggccattAGGCATTAGGATTAGGTCcaccggccgcggccgcgtccACTCCACGCAGATGCAGAGGCTGCGAACACGCGGCGCATGGGGGAAAACCACCCGAATACAGCGTATCGATCGTATCCGGCAGAAAAATTGACGGATCACTCGCCGTTCGGTACGGTACGGGTGGCTCGCGCATTGCCATTGCCAGCTCGAGCAGATTAGGTCAAAGGTACGCGCAGCTGATTGGGCGTGACTTGACTTGGGGGGGCTTCGGCGCCGGTACGCTCCAGCTCCAGGGCATAATTGGTTTGCAGAGTCCAGGAAGAAACAGAAACCAGGAggggctggctggctggcggCCGGTACGGCGATCCCCTGCAATCATCGTGCGACTTGGGGTCACGTTTGGTCCCGCCCGCGTCCCGAAATTCTTTTCGCCGTTGAGCTGTTTGATTTTCGACGTTAGGCAAGCCCATTGATGGTTTAGTACAATGCACACGCTGGATGAGAGCAGAATTAAATACTAATCATTCGTCCTAGAAAACAATTCGTCTAATATACAAAGGGCTAAAATGTTAAATAACTTCTCAAACTCTAGTGGATATGTTCGCCCGTTCCCTAAACTCCAATGAATTTGTCTCATACTTTCTCAAGCTCCAATGAAGCTgttttctactttttttttggtcaaactcttatataattattacacAAAAATGAAGATTCTGTGACGCAACAAATTCtgatttaaaaagttattttggaataTCATTGTCAACAAGAACGAACAGGACGACGGCCcaagcgccggcgccggcgccggcaaaGCCCGACTCTTCGGCCGGCGAGATACGACGTAGCCGCGAGGTGAACCGTCGAGGCGCACCTTGTGGGCTGGATCTGCAGCCATGTATTACTGGGCTGTGCAGGACAAAAGTCGCGTTCGAGCAGGCCGGGCTAAAAAGCCCACCCTTCTCATTGACCTTATCGGGCTGGTCCAAACAGAGCACAgcgtgtttcttttttttttttgttgttgttactATTagcttatatatttatctttgtGAACTGTTAACCATGTGAAAACATACAGGTGGTAAGATTAACCACACATCGTCTCGCTTGTACTTGTAGCTTATACATATCTATTATTAACAaccacaaaataattttgggaTAAGACatttgggttttttatcgtccttaaaaaaatatattgagatataaaaattttactgcaaaattttggtaggtactaaatttttaatatggtACGTCAAATTATTCGaaagtaaatttcataaaaagaactatggtgacaaaaaaaacataaaatctacttcaaaattaagtttcaaTTACAAATCTTGGCATCTAAGCAAGTATAAAACGAACTATGGTgacaaaaaaacacaaaatctactttaaaattaagtttcaaaTTACAAATCTTGGCATCGAAGGATAAGTATAAACGAACTGATTGGAAAGATATGTGTCTCTTGCTGCCCAAAAAAAATGGGGAAAAAAAGTCGTGCTCGTTGAAATTTTCTGAGACAGtttctttcaaaagaaaatttctgAGACGGTACTGAAAAGCATTGGAtaaacctttttctttctctgcgAAGAAGAGAGTCCGTGTGCAAGACTTGGCAGCTATGGGTGTTTAAAAATAGCTGAAGTGAGAGAAACGGCCAAGAGGTTGGATGCCTCACCAGGTGTCAACTATGGCCTCACAGCTGCAACCATTTGACAAGGTCTGTTTGGAAAAACATGAGGCCCTTCTATTGCCCGGCTTTCTCTCATCGTGTTGCCttgtccctctctctctttctcctctcgCAAACGCCATTCTTGGCCGATTCAAGCTTAAAAAAGGTATGAAGCTTCTCCCTTCCTCTTAGCTTGAAGACGAGAGAAACTGCCGTTCGTTCATGGCTCATGTCGATGGTGATCAAGCGGCGATTTAATTGATATCGCTGGGTTCTAGGTATGCCGTTTGTCATCCATGTCATCTTTCTCTTAAGAAATTCGCTTGCCTTGTTTCACGAAGATAAATTGGTTGATGTAATGATGGAAAGGATGATAATTTTGCAGAAACATGAGCTAATGATGTGTTTTGCTTTAAATTAATGTTCAGTAGAACAAGCAGAAATTGTacagttgcaaaaaaaaatgattctatttattcatttttttgaacGATAATAAGGGAAGAAAATTTGCAGCACAGATAATAAGGAAGGACATTAAAAATAGGAAAGATGGAATCAAATTTGAAAGCAACAATGGCATGGTTCCAAAACGTGCAGGGAGTGTTTTGTAGGTCAAACAATTACAAACATCTGAATATAACCAGGAAACCGATTCAAATCAGAGTCCATAACCATGCAGTAGCTAGGGACATAGATCAGTGGTGACCATGTCGACAAAGTGCCAAACAACATCAAAATCTTCGAGGTCAACCACTAATgtttcaaacaaattaaattagctTATTATTCCCCAGCTCATGTTTcataaatttgcaaaaatcaTGGCTCATTTTGCTTTGATTTGATATGCTAAGCATGAAATCTCCTGTAGGATCAGTGCTCTGACAAGTCTCGTTGCTTCTGTTTCCCAGCGGAAGCAAGCACAAGcggccggccatggcgacacggccgtcgccgcggtcGCGAGAAGGGGCGCGGCCACGAAGCACCAGCGGCAGGCCTCCGTCGAGCCCGCGCAACAGCTCCGActcctcccgccgctcctcctTCGCCGCGACCTCCTCGGCGTCCGACAAGCCGGTGCCGTCGTTCCTCCGCCCCACCGTGAGCTCGTCGTTGCACAGCTCGTCCTCTTCGTCGTCGTTGTTGTCGCCCTCATCCAAGGGCGGTACCGGAGGAACGCCGAGGAGGTCCACCGACAAGGCCCCGGCGGGATCAGCGCCGCGGCCGATCACGCCCAAGGCCAAGGTGGCGGCGTCCACGTCGCGATGGTCCGCGATGTCGCCGAGGCAGCTGATGCAGAAGGCGTCCAATGCCATcaaaggcagcagcagcagcagcaagtcaCGCGCCAAGAAAGAGAAGGAGGCGACCACCTCGGCGGCAACCACGGCCGCCGGCAAGGAGGAGGTCACTCCGGCGAACACGGGGTCCGGCAAGGCGGTTGTCAGTGCTCCGGCCGAAACCAAGATAGCCCAGTCCGTGGAGGAGCACCACCAGCAGCCCCCTGAAGCGCCCGCCGAGTCATcaccagccgccgtcgccgtgcaagcagaggcggcggcTCCGGAGCCCAAAGCAGAGCAAGACAAACGGCAGGAGGAGACGCCGCAAGAAGTTGCCGCGacggtggaggagagaggccATGAGCAGGAGGAGACGGCGCAAGAAGTTGTCGCAGCAATGGAGGAGAGAGGCCAAGAGGAGGAGCCGGTTAGCACGGGAGAGCCAGAAGGagaagcagaggaggaggccgtcgccgtcgtggtaAAGACAGATGCGCCGGAGCTGGAAGAGACGCCGGCGCAAACCGGCGCCATTGCAGAGCCAGAAACAGAGATTCAGAGGAATGCAGAGGAtgagccgccgcctccgcctgaCGCCATTGTCGAAGAAACAACGGAATTGGCAACGCAGAACGGGCGGCAAGATGAACCCGAATCCACCACGGTTGAAGACACAGCCGTGGAGGAGGCGATCAaggccgaggaggagagaCAGCAAGAAGAGGCACCGAGACCGGGAGAGAACACGGAGAACTCTGTGATCTCTGAAGATCCAAAGGAGGAAGAACCTGCGGTTAATGATGACACTGAAGCACAAGAGCAAGTTCCCGAGGTGGTAAAAGTGGCAGTGGAGCCGATCATCCCATCGGAGCCAGCGACGCCGCTGGAAGAAGCTCGCGACGATGCGGAGACAGCGCAAGCGAGCCCGTCGGAACCCgcaacgccggcggcggaagaAGCTACCACCAACAAGGAGAAGGCCGCGATCGATACTACCCTGACGACTCCAGGACCAGcaacggcgccgccggtgaaaGAAGCTGCCAAGGCGGTGAAGGAGGGCACGTCCACGGGGACGGACACGGAGAAGACGAAGCTGACGTTCAAGGGGAGCAAGGTGAAGACGGCGATGGAGAAGCGGTCGTCGGAGGAGCAGCCGAAGAAGAAGGACGTGGCGCGGAGCAACGACGTGATCGAGGAGACCAAGAAGACGCTGctggagaagaggaagagcaaGGTGAGGGCGCTGGTCGGGGCGTTCGAGACGGTCATGGACACCAGCCCGGGAAAATCGAGCTGATCGATTTGATTTTGGAGGGAAAGCTTAGCCTCAGTTCAGTGGTGATGCATGTATGCGTGGTTTGTTTGAAATGTGAGGTGTGTTTGTGATATTGTCATGTTTCGGTTTCTTGTTCTCTTTGTTGCATTGAGCATTTGATTGATTCTTCTGGTGGCTGAAACGAATGGAAATGTTATTGTTGAtttgtttgattgtttgtttgttgatCTAGCATTTGTTTATGAGAAGGTAACTTGCATGTTGTTCAGAGACTGGCTGTAGTGAACTTATGCTGCATGCCTACCTTGCAGGGTTTGAGATGTATGCTTCTATGTAAATATCTGTTATGAATTCCACCTTGTACGTCTTATAAATGTTCGTGGAAATGGATTACTGTACTGCAGATGCCTCATTTCCTAcctgaaatttaaataactACTAGTACAAAAGTTCTAAAGAAAAAGCGGTGTCATTTTGCAGTGCTGTGGTGGcggatttgtttttcttcgtATAAATGGATCAAAATTAGTCTGGTACGTTTAACAAATGTCACCGTATCCATGTGCAAGCAAATGCAGTAAACTGAGCGTAGACGCCCACGGtgttttcataaataataacaTATTCACTCAGTCTTGGCACATGTTCTCATAGGAATAGTGTGTACTTGTGTGCGTTCATGAGTGAGTGTGTATGTATACTCCTTTAAAATAATCCTTTAAAAGAATGTTGTCACCCCACCTATCCtcaatataaagtttacaaatttttcattaaacttattaatattaagaaacaatcaaatctaaatagGTAGCCtgatataaaatcaaattaaggtgaatattccctataaaaatatataacacatttaatgaaaaatatatttttatttattttaggcaatattaaaatattttcttttatccataGTAAAGCATGGACATTCAGCTAGTATCATAAACATCTACATGTGTACCatgtttccaaaaaaaaatcaacacgATCAGATCTTTTTAGAAATATCTGTATGTCACAGAAGAAATCAGATGATCAGAAATCCAGTAGCACATACTACTTAATTTAATCTACAAGTGTAATAAAATGAGTAAGACAaccaaaaagtaatttattatgaaaatataaacaatggtgaaaaatagGCAACGATGAAAAGAAACTACtatcaattaaaataaattgtctGGCTAAGTAGAAGATGAaggctttaaaattttattatttatgtatgAAAATTTTACGGCCTCTGAGAAAATACCTTAAGTAACAAATctttagcgtaaaattttggtaaatatAACTAGCATATGAAAGTACtaagtttttataatataaaatatgatatatcaagatacaattttaataattttaaggaTGTTTAAAAAGCTCTTTCATATAAGATTTGATACTTGCACTTCCTTTTGTCACTAGTGTACTATACGGTAAATACAACACCGGAGGCTAGTCgggtttattaaaaaaaaaaaggggttaTGTTCTTTTGGTGGTGAAAGATAacaaattatttgatttttgtagctatttaatagtataaacgatgagattaactaatataaagtaaaaaaatatgctatAGAAATGTGAGAtggtaaacttttatatagaaatattttataagaacacaccgtttaacagtttaatAAGCTTGTGCGCAAAAGCCGAGAAATAATCTAGGACACAACCAAGAATATGTACCAAAATGCCACAATGTATATAGGGAGGCTAGTTGGGTCTagatatgagcaattttacggtacttaaaaagtaccaaaatttcaatataaaattttggtacctataAGTACTATAAAATTCATCAAGAATAATATGTGCCAAAATGCAATATGAAATATAGAACACTAGATGAGATCAGCTCACCCCAAAAATTTCCACCAGAGTGCACACAGCATGCAACGCATCATGACCATCTCTAGATTACAAGTACAAATCCGAATTTCTCAGAACGGATCAGGGCCTACTTCTTCTAGGTACCGATGGCTCCGGCGACGAGGGAGTCTTCAGCTTAGCTCGAGGAAGCGGCGTGCCATGGGGTGCTTGGCCTCGGACAGCCCCGACGGCGGGAGCACCTcgacgacctcgccggcgacgacgaggcagACCAGGTCGGCGATGCGCTGGATCTGCTTGACGCTGTGGGAGACCATCACCGTGGTGAGCCCCCTCGTCTTCTTCAGCCGCACGATCGCCTCCTCGATGTTCTGCGTCGAGATCGGGTCCAGCGCGCTCGTCGGCTCATCCAGCAGAAGCACctgcgcacacacacacacacaccacagCATCAACATCATCGGAATCCGAAACGAGATGAAAAAATCGGCGAGGGCAATGAAGAAAGAGATGAACGATGAATCGTCGGACGTGCCTCTGGGTCGTTGGCGAGGGTGCGGGCCAAGGCGACGCGCTGCGCCTGGCCGACGGAGAGCTCGGAGGCAGGGCGGGAGCAGAGAGCAGGGTCGAGGTCGGCGAGGCTCAGTAGGCTCTGCACTTCCGCGTCGGTCAGCTTCTTCCCGCGAAGTTGTGGCCCGTATCGCACGTTGTCAGCCACGGTTCCTGGTACAAGGTTTTTCAGTTGGGCAGTACAATAAAATGTAATAAAAAAggtaataaaaagtatctacTGGTATCAGTACCTCGTCGTTTCTGataatcgttggatctaacagtgcgcATCCAGTTAGATCTAAtgatgagaaataatttatattttttgttggaccagagcaaatctcaGTTGAAGCAAAAGATCAAGTTTTTGGTGCatggagttttttcatctgTGGGGGATGATGTTTctcaattttatagtagttaattatattatttatactatcaaATATCTatcaaaatcagataatcatTCATCTTTCATCCATAGAAACAAACATACGAAATTTACTTTGGTATGAATCTCTTGTCGTTATTTTACACAGATTATTCTCAAGTTTTACGCACGAGCTTGCTGAACTACCAAACgacgtgtttttttaaaaagtttgtatatacAAGTTTATCATCTCGTATTTTCAATATAGATTTTCAACTTTCTTATAGttaaactattaaatagctattacaaaaattaaatgatatttcatctttcatccttcatctataaaagaacacaacataTCTTAGATGATCTTTCCATCTATCTGATCAAGATCAGCCATCCAGGTCAACCAACCCGACCTACGTGGCCATCATTTGGGTGATCggggaaaaacaaaacgacatatttattaaaaaatattttataaataaaatttttatatatgtgttttgtaatctaaaaacaaatgctgaaaaacaaactaggattaaaaaatttctaaaaattaactttaaatttaagattaaaaatttaaattttggtttataagtataagtataagcggaAAAAATGAGATCCCTAACTCCAAGCTACCGCTGCCCAATAAACTGTTTAGATTTTGTCCCCATACAATGTAGTTTAGcaaatccattttttaaatacattttgttttgtgtcATGAAATCTGACCTTTCTTGAGCATCCTTTTGTTATGTAGCTTTGAAACGTCAGCCACGAGATTAGAAGATTCTATTACCCGTAGTGTACGTTACTCATTGCCGCGTTGTTACAGGCGTGGACATTAAAGATGACTATACTCCAGAAATGACACAGAAAATCTTGGAAGCAAGACTCCACTTGTGTTTGCAGACAAAATAAGCATTAGTTTTATCAACTACGACCCTCCAAAGTGTCAGCTACAGTATACTAACTTTACTGTAAAATTAAACTCTCTTTCAACTAGAAGTACCAATCCTCTAGTGTAAAAATTCACTGGAAGATCCAAATTTAACATCGGTTTGTTCTTAAAAGCAACAAAGTCAATCCACCCGCTTCTGAAAACAAGATGATCCCAAAAGTGCTCAACTTGGGATCGCTCGGCTTCCATTTGGTAGGTTTTGACAGCGACATtgtcacatttaatcattgtTTCTCTCTTGCTAGCTTATTGACAACTAGGCCAATCAATCAAATATAAGAAACAAAGTATGCAGCATTATGGAAAATGTCAAACATATTTGCCTGCTGATCATCTGAACTTGCGTATTACTAATTTAGTAAAGTTTGATTTTTGACCGAAATTCTCGATCGGTGATTTCAAACCATCTTCTTTTTATACtcttggggaaaaaaaatcatctttttGTTGTGAAATGAAATCCAGGTATGTTTAGAAAGGGTAACGCATTGAGTTGAATCCATGATGGTTTCTTGCCGGATCACCGTACGTTAAGGTTGAGGGTGCCGGAGTACGTACCGTCGAACATGGCGGGGAGCTGGAAGAGCATGCCGACCCTGCGGCGGAGCGCGAGGACGTCGATGGCGCAGATGTCGACGCCGTCGAGGAGCACGGCGCCCGGCGCGGGCTCCCAGAGGCGGTTGAGCGCGCGGAGCAGCGTGGacttgccgctgccgctgggGCCGATGACGCCGACGACCACGCCGCGCGGCACGTCCAGGTCGACCCCGCGAAGGATCTCCTCGCCGCTCGCCTCCGACCGCCGCGACAGCCCGCGCACCCGTATCTTCGGCatcccggccaccgccgccggcgcaccttccccctcgccgccgtccacgtcCAGCAGGTGCTCCCTGACGCCGTTCTCTTCAACTCGACCGTCGCATCACATGTCAGTACACTGCGAACACGAAGCCGATCGACGGCGAAGTAATCCAAGGACGTCTCACCTGAAGCTGAGCCCATCGGAGAGACGAGACGGCGAAGAAGATCGAAGCGAGCAGGAGAGTGGGGGaaaggaggaggtgggagGATCGAAGTGGGAATCCGGGCACGTCGGATCGGATCGATCGCGTTCGTCTTTTTTATTGGGTATTCGCCAACTTTTTTCCCGGCTCCAACTGAGGTGGGCGGCTTTTGGAGCAAACTGCAAAAGCGCGGTGCCATTcggtggcggccggccgggACCGGGGCCGGGACGACGCACGCTGGTGGCAGCTTTGGACTCGTGTCGTGGCGGAAGTCGCAGACGACGACGCACAGCGTACATAGCTTATCGCCGTGGCCGGTTTGGAACCTTGTCGAGCTAGACATGAGGGAGTCTAGGAGACCGTCCCAGTGCACAGCGGTCACAGATTCACAGTAGAGGCAATAAGCCATCTAAGAGCACAGGCGCTGTCCCGTGCACCTGTGTAGGCATGCTAATAGGTTGGATAGAAATAGATTAAATGGGTtaggttttaatttggattatttttgtttgggtGCAAATGTATTGTTACTTTaaatggattggattgggttaggTTATATGAAAAGATGTATTGGTATGGACTAGGTTTGGTTAagtgattttaggttttaaatggatttaacccatGGAGGGcaaatggatcctttaattTGGTAGGtaatggataagagaatagatatacgtggggcccacatgtagaaattgatcaaaatttgcacaaagttgctcttaaacataataaatcatcccaccaaatttcagtcaaatttgataaatttttatagcgtgaacgcgagttttaaaattttagatccgagtttatacataccgAATGGGTGCATCCATTCTACAAGAGTGGATTTGATccattttaactaaatggTTTGGTGCGGGTTGGACTAAAAATGAAGTTGGattgatttggattggatcctaatgaaaaataattgggGTGTGTTTGTTTGGTAGACTAACTAGTAAAGAGACGGATTGAAGtgggtttggattggatctaAATCCATTGGCAGGCCTACACCTGTGGAGAGGACTAGAGGAGAGAAGATGCAGGGGAAATACACAAAATccttttttatgcttatacgttaaagtttaaatttttaatcatgaaTTTGTAatagattttagggtttttaattatagttaactttttagccttggcgTTAGATCGCTAAGATATATCGTcttattttttccctaaataagccaaacaatcatccctcTAAATTTGCTTGACGTTACAGCGTTCCTAATTTTGATACCTAATAAAATCAATGAAATATGTATAAGAAAACAATTGACGAACCATGAGAAACTGGTAAAATCATCTCAAAGTTCCGACAAGGGCGATTGATCCGCGGTTCCTGCAGCCTCccttatcaaaaaaataaatttaagttcaaaaaagttttaaatttaacctCAGCTTTGCCGTATTTGGCAAAAAAACCAACCGTTTGTATGATCAATCCGGTCCGAGAAAAATCCAACCGGTTTCCGTCGGTTTTATAAACCTAGCTCATACCCCAGAAAACACCCGGTCCAGATAAGCACAGTGAGATGCTTTGGAGCAGTTATATCGCGATCGGTTATCACAAGTACTATGGTGAGAAAAGTTTATGTTCAagcgtttgattttttttattttttaattaaacatatGCGTTAACTTATATGTGtgcttttaaattattatcaaATTAACCGAATTTAatcgatgaaattaaaatttttaaatatttaatcaatAGACGGACACAGAGTTCCTGACGAGACGACGACGCGTACGCAGGATTTTCCGCgtgcggcgcggccggcggcagaTGGCGACGCCACGAGGCCACGCCCGCACCGAGACGGCGAGACGCACCTGCAGTTTCTCTCGTCGTTTCGTGCAGCAATTTTCTCCTCGTCACACACCCAGCGTAGAGGGGGTCCGGACCTGTCTTCCTGTAGGCTGCAGCCCATGGAAACCCACGAACAAATCTCTAATCTTTTCTGGGCTCTGCTAGAGCCTCCTCAGAGCCCTTTTACGACCCAAAGAACTTTTGTCTGTCCCTGACGCTTTCCATTTTCCTGGCCCAAAAGGAGCCTGCTAATCTGGTGCTTTGCTGCCCTTGCTAGCGGTGTCCTCTTCTCGCCACTTTGGCTCCACACATGTGCTACCCTAGAAACTCATGcaccctatcttttcacttctaattatatttataagttaaaatttaaatttttaaccttatatttaaagtagattttgaggtttttttcatcgtattttattttctagccttatctTCTACCacatctatttcatattgtaatattttttagccttacctaaattcatttatta contains the following coding sequences:
- the LOC102722872 gene encoding patellin-2-like; amino-acid sequence: MATRPSPRSREGARPRSTSGRPPSSPRNSSDSSRRSSFAATSSASDKPVPSFLRPTVSSSLHSSSSSSSLLSPSSKGGTGGTPRRSTDKAPAGSAPRPITPKAKVAASTSRWSAMSPRQLMQKASNAIKGSSSSSKSRAKKEKEATTSAATTAAGKEEVTPANTGSGKAVVSAPAETKIAQSVEEHHQQPPEAPAESSPAAVAVQAEAAAPEPKAEQDKRQEETPQEVAATVEERGHEQEETAQEVVAAMEERGQEEEPVSTGEPEGEAEEEAVAVVVKTDAPELEETPAQTGAIAEPETEIQRNAEDEPPPPPDAIVEETTELATQNGRQDEPESTTVEDTAVEEAIKAEEERQQEEAPRPGENTENSVISEDPKEEEPAVNDDTEAQEQVPEVVKVAVEPIIPSEPATPLEEARDDAETAQASPSEPATPAAEEATTNKEKAAIDTTLTTPGPATAPPVKEAAKAVKEGTSTGTDTEKTKLTFKGSKVKTAMEKRSSEEQPKKKDVARSNDVIEETKKTLLEKRKSKVRALVGAFETVMDTSPGKSS
- the LOC102699320 gene encoding protein STAR1 isoform X1, encoding MAPRFCSLLQKPPTSVGAGKKVGEYPIKKTNAIDPIRRARIPTSILPPPPFPHSPARFDLLRRLVSPMGSASVEENGVREHLLDVDGGEGEGAPAAVAGMPKIRVRGLSRRSEASGEEILRGVDLDVPRGVVVGVIGPSGSGKSTLLRALNRLWEPAPGAVLLDGVDICAIDVLALRRRVGMLFQLPAMFDGTVADNVRYGPQLRGKKLTDAEVQSLLSLADLDPALCSRPASELSVGQAQRVALARTLANDPEVLLLDEPTSALDPISTQNIEEAIVRLKKTRGLTTVMVSHSVKQIQRIADLVCLVVAGEVVEVLPPSGLSEAKHPMARRFLELS
- the LOC102699320 gene encoding protein STAR1 isoform X2, with protein sequence MAPRFCSLLQKPPTSVGAGKKVGEYPIKKTNAIDPIRRARIPTSILPPPPFPHSPARFDLLRRLVSPMGSASENGVREHLLDVDGGEGEGAPAAVAGMPKIRVRGLSRRSEASGEEILRGVDLDVPRGVVVGVIGPSGSGKSTLLRALNRLWEPAPGAVLLDGVDICAIDVLALRRRVGMLFQLPAMFDGTVADNVRYGPQLRGKKLTDAEVQSLLSLADLDPALCSRPASELSVGQAQRVALARTLANDPEVLLLDEPTSALDPISTQNIEEAIVRLKKTRGLTTVMVSHSVKQIQRIADLVCLVVAGEVVEVLPPSGLSEAKHPMARRFLELS